In Juglans regia cultivar Chandler chromosome 13, Walnut 2.0, whole genome shotgun sequence, the following proteins share a genomic window:
- the LOC108997197 gene encoding 2,3-bisphosphoglycerate-dependent phosphoglycerate mutase-like, whose protein sequence is MAASVFHQAIGTLQSHGHFNNSGLHHEQGDNYMRLISKGFKVEIGLSKRGCYRSVQRNIGVVQASTSQTSVFEPVLSPAKSNASSSQKKSNEAALILIRHGESLWNEKNLFTGCVDVPLTKKGVEEAIEAGKRISNIPVDMIYTSALIRAQMTAMLAMTQHRRRKVPIIIHNESEQARAWSQVFSEETKKQSIPVLAAWQLNERMYGELQGLNKQETADRYGKEQVHEWRRSYDIPPPNGESLEMCAQRAVAYFKDQIEPQLLSGKNVMIAAHGNSLRSIIMYLDKLTSQEVISLELSTGIPMLYIFKEGKFIRRGSPVAPTEAGVYAYTRSLALYRQKLDDMLH, encoded by the exons ATGGCTGCCTCAGTGTTTCACCAGGCCATTGGGACTCTTCAGTCTCATGGACATTTTAACAATTCCGGTCTTCATCATGAGCAAGGGGACAAttatatgagattgatttctaAGGGTTTCAAGGTTGAAATTGGCCTGTCAAAAAGAGGATGCTATCGCTCTGTCCAGAGGAACATTGGTGTTGTTCAAGCCTCGACATCTCAAACTTCAGTGTTTGAACCAGTTCTGTCTCCTGCAAAAAGCAACGCCAGTAGCTCTCAGAAAAAATCAA ATGAAGCTGCTTTGATTCTGATTCGGCATGGTGAGTCATTATGGAATGAGAAGAATTTGTTCACTGGTTGTGTGGATGTGCCACTAACTAAGAAGGGTGTGGAAGAGGCAATTGAAGCTGGCAAGAGAATCAGCAACATACCTGTCGACATGATCTATACTTCTGCACTGATTCGTGCACAGATGACTGCCATGCTTGCAATGACCCAGCACCGTCGTCGTAAG GTGCCCATCATTATTCATAATGAGAGTGAACAGGCAAGGGCTTGGAGTCAAGTTTTCAGTGAAGAAACTAAAAAGCAATCCATTCCTGTCCTTGCAGCATGGCAGTTGAATGAAAGAAT GTATGGAGAACTACAGGGTCTCAATAAGCAGGAAACAGCTGATAGATATGGGAAAGAACAAGTTCATGAGTGGCGTCGGAGTTACGATATTCCTCCTCCTAATGGCGAGAGTTTGGAGATGTGTGCTCAAAGAGCTGTTGCTTATTTCAAAGATCAA ATTGAACCCCAGCTTCTATCTGGAAAGAATGTAATGATTGCTGCTCATGGGAATTCACTGAGGTCCATCATCATGTATCTTGACAAATTAACTTCCCAAGAG GTTATCAGTTTAGAACTATCTACTGGAATACCCATGCTTTACATTTTCAAAGAGGGAAAATTCATAAGGAGGGGAAGTCCCGTGGCACCTACTGAGGCAGGAGTTTATGCATACACTAGG AGTTTAGCTCTATACAGGCAGAAATTAGATGATATGTTGCATTAA
- the LOC108997198 gene encoding phosphatidylinositol transfer protein 3-like, whose translation MSAGLNKSPSNGLEKLLTSDEQQAKINELRRLLGPVPDKLSIYCSDASISRYLLARNWNVKKASKMLKDSLKWRLEYKPEEIRWEEVAHEAETGKIYRSTSIGKHGRTVLVMRPSRQNSKSTKGQIKYLVYCMENAILNLPPDQEQMVWLIDFEGFNLSNISVKLTRETAHVLQDHYPERLGVAILYNPPKFFEPFFKVVKPFLEPKTYKKVKFVYSDDLNSKKIMEELFDMDQLESAFGGNDDTGFNINRYAERMGEDDKRMASFWTRGNPPSAATQPALTSAPLDSINTGSDSDASDIEKTDNSPSQGLESEVEFPDQNMPETDGSKNVT comes from the exons ATGAGTGCGGGGTTAAATAAGTCTCCTTCAAATGGCTTAGAGAAACTTTTGACATCAGATGAGCAGCAGGCTAAG ATAAACGAGTTGAGGAGGTTATTAGGGCCAGTGCCAGATAAGTTGTCCATTTATTGTTCTGATGCATCCATCTCAAGATATCTACTGGCACGTAACTGGAATGTCAAGAAAGCTAGTAAAATGCTGAAAGATTCCTTAAAATGGAGATTGGAATACAAACCAGAAGAGATACGCTGG GAGGAGGTTGCTCATGAAGCGGAGACAGGGAAAATCTACAGATCAACTTCAATTGGCAAGCATGGGAGAACAGTTCTTGTCATGAGACCTAGTCGCCAG AACTCAAAGTCAACAAAAGGACAAATCAAGTATTTGGTCTATTGCATGGAGAATGCCATTTTAAATCTGCCACCAGACCAGGAACAGATGGTTTGGCTAATTGATTTCGAAGGTTTCAATTTGTCAAATATTTCAGTGAAGTTGACACGGGAAACTGCCCATGTTTTACAAGACCATTATCCTGAACGCCTTGGTGTGGCAATATTATACAACCCGCCTAAGTTTTTTGAGCCATTCTTTAAG GTGGTGAAGCCATTTCTAGAGCCCAAAACTTACAAGAAAGTCAAGTTTGTTTACTCTGACGACCTCAACTCCAAGAAGATAATGGAGGAGTTATTTGATATGGATCAGCTTGAGTCTGCATTTGGTGGAAATGATGACACGGGgtttaatataaatagatatgCAGAAAGAATGGGAGAGGATGATAAGAGGATGGCCTCGTTTTGGACAAGAGGAAATCCCCCCTCGGCAGCCACACAACCAGCTCTGACAAGTGCTCCTTTGGATTCAATCAACACGGGCTCAGATTCTGATGCTTCCGACATAGAGAAAACAGACAATTCCCCTTCTCAAGGGTTGGAATCGGAAGTTGAATTCCCAGATCAGAATATGCCGGAGACTGATGGTAGCAAAAATGTCACCTGA